The Gloeocapsopsis sp. IPPAS B-1203 genome contains a region encoding:
- a CDS encoding NAD(+) kinase translates to MQLNQVIIAHKAGDSLSKSWAEKCARQLESRNCRVLMGPSGPQDNPYPVFLASSTQPIDMALVLGGDGTALSAARNLAADRIPILAVNVGGNLGFLTESFEIFKDSEQVFDRLASDFYAIQRRMMLQAQVFEGNSSNLDPVSDRFLALNEICVKPASADRMITSILEMEIDGEVVDQYQGDGLIIATPTGSTAYTVAANGPIVHDGMQAITVTPICPMSLSSRPIVLPAGSVVSIWPLADYELNTKLWTDSVLGTSIWPGQRVDIRMAEYRAKFIILRENYSYYQTLREKLQWAGARIRYSNNHRDN, encoded by the coding sequence GTGCAGCTTAATCAAGTTATCATTGCTCACAAAGCCGGAGATTCATTAAGTAAAAGCTGGGCAGAAAAGTGTGCGCGGCAGTTGGAAAGTCGCAACTGTCGCGTCCTTATGGGACCTAGTGGACCGCAAGATAATCCATACCCAGTATTTTTGGCATCGTCAACACAGCCGATTGATATGGCTTTGGTACTTGGAGGAGATGGTACAGCTTTATCAGCGGCGAGAAATTTAGCAGCAGATCGTATTCCCATTTTGGCGGTGAATGTCGGCGGGAATTTAGGGTTTTTAACTGAGTCGTTTGAAATATTTAAAGATTCAGAACAGGTATTTGATCGGTTAGCCTCTGATTTCTATGCGATTCAGCGGCGGATGATGCTACAAGCCCAAGTGTTTGAGGGAAATAGTAGCAATCTCGATCCTGTCAGCGATCGCTTTCTCGCCCTGAATGAAATTTGTGTCAAACCCGCATCGGCGGATCGGATGATTACTTCGATCCTGGAAATGGAAATTGATGGCGAGGTTGTTGATCAATACCAAGGTGATGGATTGATTATCGCTACACCTACAGGTTCTACAGCATACACCGTGGCGGCAAATGGTCCAATTGTGCATGATGGAATGCAGGCGATTACGGTTACTCCGATTTGCCCGATGAGTCTTTCGAGTCGTCCGATAGTATTACCTGCGGGTTCAGTTGTTAGTATTTGGCCCTTGGCAGACTATGAGTTGAATACAAAGTTATGGACTGATAGTGTCCTGGGAACTTCGATTTGGCCTGGTCAAAGAGTTGATATCCGTATGGCGGAATATCGTGCCAAGTTTATTATTTTACGAGAAAATTATTCGTACTATCAAACATTGCGTGAAAAGTTACAGTGGGCAGGCGCGAGGATTCGCTACAGTAATAATCATCGCGATAATTAA
- the nuoK gene encoding NADH-quinone oxidoreductase subunit NuoK has product MQLQYFLLLAAALFCIGIYGLITSRNAVRVLMSIELLLNAVNLNLMAFSSYLDPLEIKGQVFTVFVITVAAAEAAVGLAIILAIYRNRDTVDMEQFNLLKW; this is encoded by the coding sequence ATGCAACTTCAGTACTTTCTCTTGCTAGCTGCGGCTTTATTCTGTATCGGAATTTACGGCCTAATTACTAGCCGTAACGCCGTTCGAGTATTAATGTCAATTGAATTGCTGCTAAATGCGGTAAATCTTAATTTAATGGCATTTTCTAGTTATTTAGATCCACTAGAAATTAAAGGTCAGGTGTTTACAGTATTTGTAATTACTGTTGCTGCTGCCGAAGCTGCTGTAGGATTGGCAATTATCTTAGCAATCTATCGCAACCGCGATACTGTAGATATGGAGCAATTTAACCTCTTGAAGTGGTAA
- a CDS encoding NADH-quinone oxidoreductase subunit J → MNLAEGVQLVSFAILAAMMIGSALGVVLFSNIVYSAFLLAGVFVSISGIYLLLNADFVATAQILIYVGAVNVLILFAIMLVNKREDFKPLPNAWVRPTMTAIVSAGLFVLLSTMVLVTPWAYSTESVSSDTTIVLIGQHFFSDFLLPFELASVLLLMAMVGAIILARREFLPDQVMTPDKQQQPVLTLPERPRELVGISSDKTSNLDDNRRSE, encoded by the coding sequence GTGAATTTAGCTGAAGGAGTACAACTTGTTTCGTTCGCCATCTTGGCTGCCATGATGATTGGTTCAGCCCTTGGTGTTGTGCTATTTTCTAATATTGTCTACTCTGCCTTTTTGCTGGCAGGCGTTTTTGTCAGTATTTCAGGAATTTATTTGCTGCTGAATGCTGACTTTGTGGCAACAGCCCAGATCTTGATTTATGTTGGGGCGGTCAACGTGCTGATTTTGTTTGCCATTATGTTGGTGAATAAGCGCGAAGACTTTAAACCTTTGCCGAATGCTTGGGTGCGTCCGACAATGACAGCGATCGTCAGTGCTGGACTGTTTGTTTTGTTAAGTACGATGGTTCTGGTTACGCCTTGGGCATATTCTACTGAGTCAGTTTCCAGCGACACTACAATTGTTTTAATTGGTCAACACTTCTTCAGTGACTTTTTGTTGCCTTTCGAGCTAGCATCCGTTCTACTATTAATGGCAATGGTTGGAGCGATCATTTTAGCGCGGCGCGAATTTTTGCCTGACCAAGTTATGACGCCTGACAAGCAGCAGCAACCTGTATTAACCTTACCAGAACGCCCTCGCGAGCTAGTCGGAATTTCTAGTGATAAAACAAGTAATTTAGACGATAATCGTCGCAGTGAGTAG
- the ndhI gene encoding NAD(P)H-quinone oxidoreductase subunit I, which yields MIKFLKQVGDYAKEAVQAGRYIGQGLSVTFDHMRRRPVTVQYPYEKLIPSERFRGRIHFEFDKCISCEVCVRVCPINLPVVDWEFDKASKKKKLKHYSIDFGVCIFCGNCVEYCPTNCLSMTEEYDLCTYDRHQLNYDNVALGRLPYKVTDDPMVTPLRELVYLPKGVTSPHDLPANTRGAGLHPEELVEQQE from the coding sequence ATGATAAAGTTCCTCAAACAAGTCGGTGATTACGCGAAAGAGGCGGTGCAGGCTGGGCGATATATTGGTCAAGGATTGTCTGTCACCTTCGATCATATGCGGCGTAGACCAGTTACTGTACAGTACCCCTACGAAAAACTAATTCCTTCTGAACGCTTCCGAGGTCGCATTCACTTTGAATTTGATAAGTGTATTTCTTGCGAAGTCTGCGTGCGGGTTTGCCCAATTAATTTACCTGTCGTTGACTGGGAATTTGACAAAGCTAGTAAAAAGAAAAAACTGAAGCACTACAGCATCGATTTTGGTGTTTGTATCTTTTGTGGTAACTGTGTAGAGTACTGTCCAACAAACTGTCTGTCAATGACAGAAGAATACGACTTGTGTACGTACGATCGCCATCAATTAAACTACGACAACGTAGCGCTGGGACGTTTACCCTACAAAGTGACAGATGACCCCATGGTGACACCATTACGCGAATTGGTTTACCTACCCAAAGGTGTTACATCACCCCACGATCTACCTGCAAATACCCGTGGTGCTGGATTACATCCAGAAGAACTCGTAGAACAGCAGGAATAG
- the nuoH gene encoding NADH-quinone oxidoreductase subunit NuoH, whose translation MSTGIDLQGSFIKSLIDLGLPAGAAKAVWMPVPMVLMLIGATVGVLVTIWQERKISAAAQQRIGPEFMGPFGLLSPVADGIKFVFKEDIIPAKSDPWLFTLGPIIVVLPVFLSYLIVPFGENLAVTNVATGVFLWIALSSVQPIGLLMSGYASNNKYSLLGGLRAAAQSISYEIPLALAVLAVVMMSNSLSSIDIVEQQSGYGIFGWNVWRQPIGFLIFWISALAECERMPFDLPEAEEELVAGYQTEYAGMKFALYYVASYVNLVLSALLVTVLYLGGWESPIPIELLAGWLGISETSPWLEIADASLGITMTVLKAYFLVFTAILLRWTVPRVRIDQLLDLGWKFLLPVSLANLLLTAALKLAFPAAFGG comes from the coding sequence ATGAGTACAGGAATTGACCTCCAAGGAAGTTTCATTAAATCGCTGATCGACTTAGGGCTACCAGCAGGTGCAGCCAAAGCTGTTTGGATGCCAGTCCCAATGGTACTAATGTTAATTGGCGCGACTGTAGGAGTACTAGTTACCATTTGGCAAGAACGGAAAATTTCAGCCGCCGCCCAGCAGCGGATTGGTCCAGAATTTATGGGACCATTTGGCTTACTGTCTCCTGTTGCCGATGGTATCAAGTTCGTCTTTAAAGAAGACATTATTCCAGCAAAGTCCGATCCTTGGCTATTTACTTTAGGACCAATCATTGTCGTCCTACCAGTCTTTTTGTCGTATCTAATCGTGCCGTTTGGTGAAAATCTGGCAGTGACAAACGTTGCTACTGGAGTATTTTTGTGGATTGCCTTGTCCAGCGTGCAACCAATTGGATTGTTAATGTCTGGTTATGCTTCAAACAATAAGTACTCACTGCTAGGAGGCTTAAGGGCAGCTGCACAGTCAATTAGCTATGAAATTCCTTTAGCACTCGCAGTCTTAGCTGTAGTGATGATGTCGAATAGCCTGAGTAGCATTGATATTGTCGAACAGCAATCAGGCTATGGCATTTTTGGTTGGAACGTCTGGAGACAGCCAATAGGTTTTCTCATCTTCTGGATCTCAGCATTAGCAGAATGCGAAAGAATGCCCTTTGACCTACCAGAAGCAGAAGAAGAACTTGTTGCAGGATATCAAACTGAATATGCAGGGATGAAATTTGCGCTGTACTATGTCGCATCCTATGTCAACTTGGTACTATCAGCGCTCCTTGTCACAGTTTTATATTTAGGGGGTTGGGAATCTCCTATCCCCATCGAGTTACTGGCTGGTTGGTTGGGTATCAGCGAAACAAGTCCTTGGTTAGAAATAGCAGATGCCTCACTAGGCATTACCATGACCGTACTCAAAGCCTACTTTCTCGTGTTTACAGCAATCTTATTGCGTTGGACTGTACCCAGAGTACGAATTGACCAGTTGCTAGATTTAGGATGGAAGTTTTTACTCCCCGTCAGTTTAGCAAACCTACTATTAACAGCAGCATTGAAGCTTGCCTTTCCCGCTGCCTTTGGTGGATAG
- a CDS encoding citrate synthase has product MSVCEFKPGLEGIPAAQSSISFVNGQEGILEYRGIRIEDLAENSTFLETAYLLIWGKLPTKDELIEFEHEVRYHRRIKYRIRDMMKSFPESGHPMDALQASAAALGLFYSRRDLDNPVYIRDAVVRLLATIPTMVAAFQLMRKGNDPVRPRDDLDYSANFLYMLSEREPDPLMARIFDVCLTLHAEHTMNASTFSARVTASTLTDPYAVVASAVGTLGGPLHGGANEEVIGMLEEIGSVENVGSYLEDRLQRKAKIMGFGHRVYKVKDPRATILQKLAEQMFDKFGYDKYYDIAVELERAIAEKLGHKGIYPNVDFYSGLVYRKMGIPTDLFTPVFAIARVAGWLAHWKEQIAENRIFRPTQVYTGHHDVSYTPVEQR; this is encoded by the coding sequence ATGTCCGTCTGCGAATTTAAGCCAGGTTTAGAAGGCATTCCTGCCGCCCAATCTAGTATTAGCTTTGTTAATGGACAAGAGGGAATACTAGAGTATCGTGGTATCCGCATTGAAGACCTTGCGGAAAATAGTACCTTTTTGGAAACAGCTTATCTTCTCATTTGGGGTAAGCTACCCACCAAGGACGAATTGATAGAGTTTGAACACGAAGTTCGCTACCACCGAAGAATTAAATACCGCATTCGGGACATGATGAAAAGTTTCCCTGAAAGTGGTCATCCCATGGATGCGTTGCAAGCTTCTGCCGCAGCACTTGGTTTATTTTATTCGCGCCGCGACTTAGATAATCCTGTTTATATTCGAGACGCGGTCGTCCGACTACTCGCTACAATTCCCACAATGGTTGCGGCATTTCAGTTGATGCGTAAAGGCAACGATCCAGTACGCCCGCGCGACGATTTGGACTATTCTGCCAACTTTCTTTATATGCTCAGCGAACGCGAACCCGACCCATTAATGGCGCGGATTTTTGATGTTTGCTTGACACTTCATGCCGAACATACTATGAATGCTTCAACATTCTCGGCACGAGTCACCGCTTCTACACTGACAGATCCTTACGCAGTTGTTGCTTCCGCAGTAGGAACGCTAGGCGGACCATTACATGGTGGTGCCAATGAAGAAGTTATCGGGATGCTTGAAGAAATTGGCTCAGTAGAAAATGTCGGCTCCTATCTAGAAGATCGGTTGCAACGTAAAGCAAAAATTATGGGCTTTGGACATCGCGTTTACAAAGTCAAAGACCCCAGAGCAACAATCTTGCAAAAGCTAGCTGAGCAGATGTTTGATAAGTTCGGCTACGACAAATACTACGATATTGCCGTTGAATTAGAACGCGCGATCGCCGAAAAGTTAGGTCACAAAGGAATTTACCCTAATGTTGACTTTTACTCTGGTTTAGTGTATAGGAAGATGGGAATTCCTACCGACTTATTTACGCCAGTATTTGCGATCGCCCGCGTCGCCGGTTGGTTAGCCCACTGGAAAGAGCAAATCGCTGAAAACCGCATTTTTCGACCTACTCAAGTGTATACAGGTCATCACGACGTTTCGTATACGCCTGTTGAGCAACGGTGA
- the sixA gene encoding phosphohistidine phosphatase SixA — MELYLIRHGIAQEREIGLADEERSLTDKGHNKTRQVAQRLYDLGIRFDVLLTSPLVRSQQTAKILHDCKLSRNISESAHLAPNGSIYDWLDWFKEQQYSQQTQLALVGHQPNLGQWAEILVWGEDRAKLVLKKAGIIGIALPEADSPIGQSQLFWLTAPKFLL, encoded by the coding sequence GTGGAACTTTATCTCATTCGACACGGCATTGCACAAGAGAGAGAAATAGGTCTTGCTGACGAAGAGCGATCGCTCACCGACAAAGGGCACAATAAAACACGTCAAGTTGCCCAGCGCTTGTATGATTTGGGCATACGGTTTGATGTTTTGTTAACCAGTCCTTTAGTGCGATCGCAGCAAACTGCAAAAATTTTGCATGATTGTAAACTCAGTCGCAACATAAGTGAATCTGCCCACTTAGCGCCTAATGGCAGTATCTATGATTGGTTAGATTGGTTCAAAGAGCAACAATACTCTCAACAAACACAATTAGCTCTCGTCGGTCATCAACCAAATCTAGGGCAGTGGGCAGAAATTCTTGTTTGGGGAGAAGATCGTGCCAAACTAGTACTGAAAAAAGCAGGTATCATTGGAATAGCGCTACCAGAAGCAGATTCACCGATTGGTCAAAGCCAGTTATTTTGGTTAACTGCACCCAAATTTTTGTTGTGA
- a CDS encoding bifunctional oligoribonuclease/PAP phosphatase NrnA, which yields MSELGYPAQRSNSVVMQKAEALRQVFEQHRQERQLVILQDFPDPDALSSAWTYQLIAQEYEIQCDIVYAGTLSHQENIALVKLTGLPAQRWTLQAAKSKDLSMYTGCALIDNQGTTSQLLSVIQESGIPIAAVVDHHSLQGDLKAEFTDLRPTVRATATIFTQYLQAGLLKLDSSVAQHIKCATALMHGLRSDTDRLMQAQEDDFLAAAYLSRFYDAQLLNAILQANRSKRVMDVIERSLKNRMVQNNFSIAGVGYLRYDDRDAIPQAADFLVTEENVHTAVVYGIVHDEDEELEVVIGSLRTTKLTLDPDEFIKEAFGQDSHGRFFGGGRTSAGGFEIPIGFLSGYIETSDYAKKKWEVFDTQIKQKLLRLVNPRDNPIQTE from the coding sequence ATGAGTGAACTGGGCTATCCAGCCCAGAGAAGTAACTCAGTAGTTATGCAAAAAGCAGAAGCTTTGCGGCAAGTATTTGAGCAACATAGGCAGGAACGTCAGCTTGTCATTTTGCAAGATTTTCCTGATCCAGATGCACTTTCTAGTGCTTGGACTTATCAATTAATTGCTCAAGAATATGAAATCCAATGCGATATTGTCTATGCAGGTACACTCAGTCATCAAGAAAACATTGCATTAGTTAAACTGACAGGCTTACCAGCACAACGTTGGACATTGCAAGCAGCTAAAAGTAAAGACTTGTCAATGTATACAGGATGTGCGCTGATAGACAACCAGGGAACAACCAGCCAGTTACTATCAGTTATTCAAGAAAGTGGAATCCCGATCGCAGCAGTTGTTGACCATCACAGCTTACAAGGCGATTTAAAAGCCGAATTTACAGATTTACGTCCAACAGTTCGCGCCACAGCAACCATCTTTACGCAGTATTTGCAAGCGGGATTACTTAAGTTAGATAGTAGCGTGGCACAGCATATTAAGTGTGCAACCGCCCTCATGCATGGCTTGCGCTCAGATACAGATCGATTGATGCAAGCCCAAGAAGATGATTTCTTAGCAGCTGCATATTTGAGTCGATTTTATGATGCGCAGTTGCTCAATGCCATCTTACAAGCAAATCGCTCTAAACGAGTGATGGATGTCATAGAGCGATCGCTGAAAAATCGCATGGTGCAAAATAACTTCTCAATTGCTGGTGTAGGATACTTACGTTACGACGACCGCGATGCCATTCCCCAAGCAGCAGACTTTTTAGTGACAGAAGAAAACGTCCACACCGCAGTAGTCTACGGAATTGTTCACGACGAAGACGAAGAACTCGAAGTTGTGATTGGCTCGTTACGAACGACAAAACTGACACTCGATCCTGATGAATTTATCAAGGAAGCATTTGGACAAGACAGTCACGGGCGCTTTTTTGGTGGTGGGCGCACCAGTGCTGGTGGTTTTGAAATTCCGATCGGTTTTCTGTCGGGTTATATCGAAACTTCAGACTATGCCAAGAAAAAGTGGGAAGTGTTTGATACCCAAATTAAGCAAAAGCTCTTGCGCTTAGTCAATCCTAGAGATAATCCAATTCAAACAGAGTAA
- a CDS encoding HNH endonuclease, with translation MAKVLVLNASYEPLNITSWRRAVVLLIKGKAEQVEHNGKHLYADFPLPTVIRLRHYVRVPYKEIPLTRRNILHRDSHTCQYCGYAGDDLTLDHVVPRSRGGGDAWENIVTACVRCNVKKGNRTPLEAHMHLHHLPRKPYSSLYFEVSKHLKSGLHDEWQKYIIGL, from the coding sequence ATGGCTAAGGTTCTAGTCCTGAACGCCTCTTACGAACCGCTCAATATTACGAGCTGGCGGCGAGCAGTTGTTTTGTTAATCAAAGGCAAAGCTGAGCAAGTAGAACACAATGGTAAGCATCTTTATGCTGACTTTCCCTTGCCAACCGTGATCCGGCTGCGTCACTACGTGCGAGTTCCTTACAAGGAAATTCCTTTGACTCGCCGTAACATTCTTCACCGTGATAGTCATACCTGTCAATACTGCGGTTATGCAGGCGACGATCTCACTCTCGATCATGTTGTTCCGCGATCGCGAGGCGGTGGTGATGCTTGGGAAAACATAGTGACGGCGTGTGTTCGATGTAACGTCAAAAAAGGTAATCGTACTCCTCTAGAAGCGCATATGCATCTTCATCATCTTCCGCGTAAACCTTACAGTAGCTTGTATTTTGAAGTTAGCAAGCACCTTAAAAGTGGGCTACACGATGAATGGCAAAAATACATTATCGGTCTTTAA
- the alr gene encoding alanine racemase produces MTLSWQQPIATMRCDRAWVEISLAALAYNIRQLKHLLSSRTQLMAVVKADAYGHGAVMVAETVLQAGASWLGVATVPEGIELREAGITAPILILGATHTPEQIKAIAHWQLQPTLCNFKQALVFAETLTAMQSAVLPVHLKLDTGMSRLGPPWQQAVEFVQLIARLPNLKIASIYSHLATAESPDQTILRQQQRNFEQAIAQIKDAKLLFQNEQTQPALHLANSAATLTAPDLHYDMVRVGLAMYGLYPAWHLAPIDLKPVMQVKARITQVKTIPAGTGVSYGHKFMSDRPTQLAVVGIGYADGVPRNLSNQMTVLVRGQRVPQIGAITMDQLMLDVSAIIDVQEGEVVTLLGEDGTEKISADDWATQLNTISWEILCSFKHRLPRVAIAEVRG; encoded by the coding sequence ATGACTTTGAGTTGGCAACAACCGATCGCAACAATGCGATGCGATCGCGCTTGGGTAGAAATTAGTTTAGCAGCGTTAGCATATAATATTCGTCAGCTGAAGCATTTACTCTCTTCAAGAACTCAACTGATGGCAGTAGTTAAGGCAGATGCTTATGGTCACGGTGCTGTTATGGTAGCTGAGACAGTGTTGCAAGCTGGAGCTAGCTGGTTAGGTGTGGCAACTGTGCCAGAAGGTATTGAATTAAGAGAAGCCGGAATCACTGCCCCTATTTTGATTTTAGGAGCGACGCATACTCCAGAACAAATTAAAGCGATCGCTCATTGGCAACTTCAGCCGACATTGTGTAACTTCAAGCAAGCCCTCGTGTTTGCCGAAACTTTAACAGCAATGCAAAGCGCAGTCTTACCTGTACATTTAAAACTTGATACGGGAATGTCACGATTAGGACCTCCTTGGCAACAAGCTGTAGAGTTTGTGCAGTTAATTGCGCGATTGCCTAACTTAAAGATTGCCAGTATTTATTCGCATTTGGCAACTGCAGAAAGCCCTGACCAAACTATCTTAAGACAGCAACAACGAAACTTTGAGCAAGCGATCGCTCAAATTAAGGACGCAAAATTGCTTTTTCAAAACGAGCAAACACAACCCGCATTACATTTGGCAAACTCAGCTGCGACCCTTACTGCTCCAGATTTACACTATGACATGGTTCGTGTTGGGCTAGCAATGTATGGGCTTTATCCAGCTTGGCATTTAGCTCCAATTGACCTGAAGCCTGTGATGCAAGTCAAAGCACGAATAACGCAAGTAAAAACAATTCCTGCGGGAACTGGAGTGAGTTACGGTCATAAATTTATGAGCGATCGCCCCACTCAACTTGCTGTAGTAGGAATTGGCTATGCTGACGGAGTACCTCGCAATTTATCTAATCAAATGACTGTTTTAGTTCGAGGTCAGCGCGTACCCCAAATTGGTGCGATTACGATGGATCAACTGATGTTGGATGTTAGTGCGATCATTGATGTTCAAGAAGGAGAAGTTGTGACGCTACTGGGTGAAGATGGTACTGAAAAAATCTCAGCTGACGACTGGGCAACTCAATTAAATACAATTTCGTGGGAAATCCTTTGTAGTTTCAAACACCGACTACCACGCGTTGCCATAGCAGAGGTCAGGGGTTAG
- a CDS encoding glycosyltransferase family 1 protein gives MNSVSQKHIALISVHGDPAVEIGKEEAGGQNVYVRQVGEALAELGWQVDMFTRKASASQQKIVQHSPNCRTIRITAGPEEFVPRDNLFKHIPEFVEQMLKFQQESGIEYEIVHTNYWLSAAVGMELKKVQGCKQVHTYHSLGAVKYKSVSTIPMIAKTRLAVEKEVLETAQRIVATSPQEQEHMRSLVSTKGNIDIIPCGTDIDRFGKVQQQQARQQLGINPDTKVILYVGRFDFRKGIETLVRAVAQSKLRGADLKLIIGGGSRPGQSDGKERERIEGIVNELGMQDFTVFPGRLGDDDLPTYYAAADVCVVPSHYEPFGLVAIEAMASGTPVVASDVGGLQYTVVPEETGLLAPPKDNDAFATAIDRILSDSEWRDQLGCAARKRVEDMFSWDGVAAQLSKLYTQLLEEPVIVPKDEAVATA, from the coding sequence ATGAACTCTGTAAGCCAAAAGCATATAGCCTTGATTTCAGTCCACGGAGATCCAGCGGTTGAAATCGGTAAGGAAGAAGCCGGAGGACAAAACGTCTATGTGCGGCAAGTGGGAGAGGCACTCGCTGAGTTGGGATGGCAGGTTGATATGTTTACCCGTAAAGCAAGTGCAAGTCAACAAAAGATTGTCCAACACAGCCCTAATTGCCGTACGATCCGCATCACTGCAGGTCCAGAGGAGTTTGTACCCCGAGACAACTTGTTTAAGCACATACCCGAATTTGTAGAGCAGATGTTGAAGTTTCAACAGGAATCGGGAATTGAGTATGAAATTGTTCATACTAATTATTGGCTGTCTGCTGCAGTAGGTATGGAGTTAAAGAAAGTTCAGGGCTGTAAGCAAGTTCATACTTACCACTCACTAGGAGCAGTTAAATACAAGTCAGTTTCGACAATTCCTATGATTGCCAAAACTCGCTTAGCAGTGGAAAAAGAGGTTTTAGAGACTGCACAACGCATCGTAGCCACAAGCCCACAAGAGCAAGAACACATGCGATCGCTCGTCTCGACTAAAGGCAACATCGATATTATTCCTTGTGGTACCGACATTGACCGCTTCGGCAAAGTTCAACAGCAGCAAGCAAGACAACAACTAGGAATTAACCCTGATACTAAAGTAATTCTCTATGTAGGACGATTTGATTTCCGTAAAGGCATCGAAACGTTGGTACGTGCTGTTGCCCAGTCAAAATTACGAGGAGCCGATCTCAAGCTGATTATCGGTGGCGGTAGCCGTCCTGGACAAAGTGACGGAAAAGAACGCGAACGTATTGAAGGAATTGTCAATGAACTAGGAATGCAAGACTTTACTGTATTCCCAGGGCGTTTGGGTGATGACGACCTACCAACATATTACGCAGCAGCAGATGTTTGTGTTGTTCCTAGTCACTACGAGCCTTTTGGTTTAGTAGCAATTGAGGCAATGGCGAGTGGCACACCTGTTGTAGCAAGCGATGTTGGTGGATTACAGTATACAGTAGTACCAGAAGAAACTGGATTACTCGCACCACCAAAAGATAATGATGCTTTTGCAACCGCGATTGACCGCATATTAAGTGATTCAGAGTGGCGCGATCAGCTTGGTTGTGCGGCAAGAAAGCGAGTAGAAGATATGTTTAGCTGGGATGGTGTAGCTGCTCAACTCAGTAAACTATATACTCAACTGTTGGAAGAACCAGTTATTGTCCCTAAAGATGAGGCTGTTGCTACAGCATAA
- a CDS encoding RNA-binding protein, which produces MSVRLYIGNLPKEELERQELQAVFAEAGDSVTTKVIKDRKTGKCRGFGFVTVNSDEQADQIIEKFNGYMFKDTPLKIEKALPRSKGQEDEEQSSPSNAATNNSSGSNQEKGSARRNNKKSRRSNNSTQSSNNPDTIQPDPRWASELEKLKQMLSAQTSNG; this is translated from the coding sequence ATGTCAGTTCGTCTATATATTGGCAATTTGCCGAAAGAAGAGTTAGAACGCCAGGAACTGCAAGCAGTTTTTGCAGAAGCTGGAGATTCAGTGACTACAAAAGTAATAAAAGATCGGAAAACTGGTAAATGTCGCGGCTTTGGCTTTGTAACAGTTAATAGTGACGAACAGGCTGATCAAATCATTGAGAAATTCAATGGTTACATGTTCAAAGACACTCCTCTCAAAATTGAAAAAGCACTACCTCGTTCTAAGGGACAAGAAGACGAGGAACAATCTAGTCCAAGCAATGCTGCTACCAATAATTCAAGTGGTAGTAACCAAGAAAAAGGTTCAGCCCGTCGCAACAACAAAAAGTCACGTCGTAGCAACAACAGCACCCAATCTTCCAACAACCCAGACACCATCCAACCAGATCCTCGCTGGGCTTCTGAATTGGAAAAGTTAAAGCAAATGCTATCTGCACAAACAAGTAATGGGTAA